One stretch of Aquimarina sp. Aq107 DNA includes these proteins:
- the rplD gene encoding 50S ribosomal protein L4 → MKVAVIDINGKETGRKVDLSDAVFGIEPNDHAVYLDVKQYLANQRQGTHKAKERAEIVGSTRKIKKQKGTGTARAGSIKSPIFKGGGRIFGPRPRNYSFKLNKNLKRLARKSALSIKANDKAITVVEDFTFDTIKTKNFTAVLKSLGLEGKKSLFVLGESNKNVYLSSRNLKSSEVITSSELSTYKILNAKNVVFLEGSLKGIETNLSK, encoded by the coding sequence ATGAAGGTAGCAGTAATTGATATTAACGGAAAAGAAACAGGTAGAAAGGTAGACCTTTCTGATGCTGTTTTCGGTATAGAACCAAACGATCATGCTGTATACTTAGATGTGAAGCAGTATTTGGCTAATCAACGTCAAGGAACTCACAAGGCTAAGGAGCGTGCTGAGATTGTAGGTAGTACAAGAAAGATAAAGAAGCAAAAAGGAACTGGTACAGCGAGAGCAGGTAGTATTAAATCTCCTATCTTCAAAGGTGGGGGTAGAATTTTTGGTCCTAGACCTCGTAACTATTCTTTTAAATTGAATAAGAATTTAAAAAGGTTAGCACGGAAATCTGCACTAAGTATTAAGGCTAATGACAAAGCTATTACAGTTGTTGAAGACTTTACTTTTGATACAATAAAAACAAAGAATTTTACTGCTGTTTTAAAGTCTTTAGGGCTTGAAGGTAAAAAATCTTTATTTGTGTTGGGAGAGTCAAATAAAAATGTATATTTGTCGTCACGCAATTTAAAAAGTTCTGAAGTTATAACTTCCTCAGAATTAAGTACTTACAAAATACTTAATGCTAAGAATGTTGTGTTTTTAGAAGGTTCTTTGAAAGGAATTGAAACGAATTTAAGTAAATAG
- the rplW gene encoding 50S ribosomal protein L23, which yields MSILIKPIITEKATADSEVYNRYGFVVDKKANKVEIKKAVEAAYGVSVTKVRTINVRPDRKTRYTKTGMVTGKTKAVKKAIVQVAEGDVIDLYSNL from the coding sequence ATGAGTATCTTAATAAAACCTATTATTACGGAAAAGGCTACTGCTGATAGTGAGGTGTATAACCGCTACGGTTTTGTAGTTGATAAAAAAGCGAATAAGGTAGAGATCAAGAAAGCAGTTGAAGCTGCTTATGGAGTATCTGTTACTAAAGTTCGAACTATTAATGTCCGTCCAGACCGTAAAACTCGTTATACAAAAACGGGTATGGTCACTGGTAAAACAAAAGCTGTTAAAAAGGCTATTGTACAGGTGGCGGAAGGTGATGTAATTGATTTATATAGTAATCTTTAA
- the rplB gene encoding 50S ribosomal protein L2 — MSVRKLKPITPGQRFRVVNGYDAITTDKPEKSLLAPKKRSGGRNNQGKMTMRYKGGGHKKRYRIVDFKRDKQGIPATVATIEYDPNRTAFIALLNYQDGEKRYIIAQNGLQVGQNVVSGSNVAPEIGNAMPLSDIPLGTIISCIELRPGQGAVMARSAGSFAQLMARDGKFATVKLPSGEVRLVLVNCMASIGAISNSDHQLVVGGKAGRGRWLGRRPRTRPVAMNPVDHPMGGGEGRSSGGHPRSRKGLPAKGFRTRSKTKASNKYIVERRKK; from the coding sequence ATGTCAGTAAGAAAATTGAAACCAATTACCCCAGGTCAGCGTTTTAGAGTAGTTAATGGATATGATGCCATTACTACTGATAAGCCGGAAAAAAGCCTATTGGCTCCGAAAAAAAGATCTGGAGGTAGAAACAATCAAGGAAAAATGACCATGCGCTACAAAGGTGGTGGTCATAAGAAAAGGTATCGTATTGTTGATTTTAAACGTGATAAGCAGGGGATTCCTGCTACCGTAGCAACAATAGAGTACGATCCAAACAGAACTGCTTTTATTGCGCTTCTAAATTACCAAGATGGTGAGAAGCGTTATATTATAGCTCAAAACGGTCTACAGGTTGGTCAGAATGTTGTTTCTGGAAGCAATGTTGCTCCAGAAATAGGAAACGCGATGCCGCTTAGTGATATCCCATTAGGTACAATCATATCTTGTATAGAATTACGTCCTGGTCAAGGTGCTGTTATGGCACGTAGTGCTGGTTCGTTTGCTCAGCTTATGGCTAGAGATGGTAAGTTTGCTACTGTAAAATTACCTTCTGGAGAAGTGAGATTGGTGTTAGTTAATTGTATGGCTTCTATAGGGGCTATCTCTAACAGTGATCATCAGTTAGTTGTAGGTGGTAAAGCAGGTAGAGGAAGATGGTTAGGTCGTCGTCCTCGTACAAGACCAGTAGCTATGAACCCTGTTGATCATCCAATGGGTGGTGGAGAAGGTCGTTCATCTGGAGGTCACCCTCGTTCTAGAAAAGGTCTTCCTGCTAAAGGATTTAGAACCCGTTCTAAGACGAAAGCGAGTAATAAGTATATTGTAGAACGTAGAAAGAAATAA
- the rpsS gene encoding 30S ribosomal protein S19: MARSLKKGPYIHYKLEKKVAANVEANKKTVIKTWSRASMISPDFVGQTIAVHNGRQFVPVYITENMVGHKLGEFSPTRSFRGHAGAKNKGKK; the protein is encoded by the coding sequence ATGGCACGTTCATTAAAAAAAGGACCTTACATTCACTATAAGTTAGAGAAAAAAGTAGCTGCGAATGTAGAGGCTAATAAAAAGACTGTGATAAAAACTTGGTCAAGAGCATCAATGATATCTCCGGATTTTGTTGGTCAGACAATTGCAGTGCATAATGGTCGCCAATTTGTTCCTGTATATATTACAGAGAATATGGTAGGTCATAAACTAGGAGAATTTTCGCCAACACGTTCTTTCAGAGGGCACGCTGGTGCTAAAAATAAAGGTAAAAAATAA
- the rplV gene encoding 50S ribosomal protein L22 encodes MGVRKREMAERIKEEKKQIAFAKLNNCPTSPRKMRLVADLVRGEKVERALHILRFNPKEASRRLEKLLLSAIANWQAKNEDANIEEADLFVKEIRVDGGSMLKRLRPAPQGRAHRIRKRSNHVTIVVAAKNNTQS; translated from the coding sequence ATGGGAGTTCGTAAAAGAGAAATGGCAGAAAGAATTAAGGAAGAGAAAAAGCAGATTGCTTTTGCTAAGCTTAATAACTGTCCTACTTCACCTCGCAAGATGCGCTTAGTAGCAGATTTGGTACGTGGTGAGAAAGTTGAAAGAGCGCTTCATATTCTTAGATTTAATCCTAAAGAAGCATCTCGTCGTTTAGAAAAGTTATTGCTTTCTGCGATAGCTAACTGGCAAGCGAAGAATGAAGACGCAAACATCGAAGAGGCAGATCTTTTTGTAAAAGAGATTCGTGTAGACGGAGGTAGTATGTTAAAAAGACTACGTCCTGCTCCACAGGGTCGTGCACACAGAATAAGAAAACGCTCTAATCACGTTACAATCGTGGTTGCAGCAAAAAATAATACACAAAGCTAA
- the rpsC gene encoding 30S ribosomal protein S3: MGQKTNPIGNRLGIIRGWESNWYGGNDYGDKLAEDDKIRKYVHARLSKASVSRVIIERTLKLVTVTITTARPGIIIGKGGQEVDKLKEELKKITDKEVQINIFEIKRPELDAFLVGSSVARQIESRISYRRAIKMAIAAAMRMNAEGIKIQISGRLNGAEMARSESYKDGRIPLSTFRADIDYALVEAHTTYGRLGVKVWIMKGEVYGKRELSPLVGLSKKQGKGGDRGAGRGGNNKSRRRK, encoded by the coding sequence ATGGGACAGAAGACAAATCCAATCGGAAATCGCCTTGGTATCATCAGAGGATGGGAATCCAATTGGTATGGAGGTAATGACTACGGTGATAAACTTGCCGAAGACGATAAGATTAGAAAGTACGTACACGCACGTTTATCTAAAGCTAGTGTATCTAGAGTAATTATTGAGCGTACGCTTAAACTTGTAACCGTTACTATCACTACTGCTAGACCTGGTATAATTATCGGAAAAGGTGGTCAAGAGGTAGACAAGTTAAAGGAAGAGCTTAAGAAAATTACAGATAAAGAAGTTCAGATCAATATCTTTGAGATTAAGAGACCAGAACTTGATGCATTTCTAGTTGGATCTAGTGTTGCAAGACAAATTGAGAGTCGTATCTCTTACCGTCGAGCAATTAAGATGGCTATTGCGGCTGCAATGAGAATGAATGCAGAAGGTATCAAAATTCAGATTTCAGGACGTTTGAACGGAGCTGAGATGGCACGTTCGGAGTCTTATAAAGATGGTCGTATTCCTTTATCAACATTTAGAGCTGACATAGATTATGCTTTGGTTGAGGCACATACTACTTATGGTAGATTAGGTGTAAAAGTATGGATTATGAAAGGCGAAGTATATGGTAAGAGAGAGCTTTCTCCTTTAGTTGGTCTTTCTAAGAAACAAGGAAAAGGAGGCGATAGAGGAGCCGGACGAGGTGGTAATAATAAATCACGTCGTAGAAAGTAA
- the rplP gene encoding 50S ribosomal protein L16, producing MLQPKRTKFRKQQKGRMKGLSQRGHTLSNGTFGIKSLDSSFVTARQIEAARISATRYMKREGSLWIKIFPDKPITKKPLEVRMGKGKGAVEYWAAVVKPGRILFEISGVPYDVAKEALRLAAQKLPVKTKFIVSRTYQG from the coding sequence ATGTTACAGCCTAAAAGAACAAAATTCCGTAAACAACAAAAAGGACGTATGAAAGGTCTTTCTCAAAGAGGACATACACTTTCTAACGGAACTTTCGGAATCAAATCATTAGATTCAAGTTTTGTTACTGCTAGACAGATAGAAGCAGCACGTATTTCTGCTACTCGTTATATGAAAAGAGAAGGATCTCTGTGGATTAAAATTTTCCCAGACAAGCCTATTACAAAGAAACCTCTTGAAGTACGTATGGGTAAAGGAAAAGGAGCTGTAGAATACTGGGCGGCAGTTGTAAAGCCTGGAAGAATCTTATTTGAGATCAGTGGTGTGCCATATGATGTAGCTAAAGAAGCATTACGCTTAGCTGCACAGAAGCTGCCAGTAAAAACTAAGTTTATTGTGTCAAGAACCTATCAAGGTTAA
- the rpmC gene encoding 50S ribosomal protein L29 gives MKQSQVKESSTAELQEELGKSRKEYSDLKMAHAMSPLENPLQLRKVRRSIARMATELTKRELNG, from the coding sequence ATGAAACAATCACAAGTAAAAGAATCGTCTACAGCTGAATTGCAAGAAGAGCTTGGTAAATCTCGTAAAGAGTATTCAGATTTAAAAATGGCTCACGCTATGTCTCCATTAGAGAACCCTTTACAATTACGTAAAGTGAGAAGATCTATTGCAAGAATGGCTACTGAGTTAACTAAAAGAGAATTAAACGGTTAA
- the rpsQ gene encoding 30S ribosomal protein S17 → MEKRNLRKERIGVVTSNKMQKSIVVAEVKKVKHPMYGKFVLKTKKYVAHDEKNDCNIGDTVKIMETRPMSRTKCWRLVEVIERAK, encoded by the coding sequence ATGGAAAAAAGAAACTTAAGAAAAGAGCGTATAGGTGTAGTTACTAGTAACAAAATGCAAAAATCAATTGTAGTTGCTGAAGTAAAAAAAGTAAAACACCCGATGTACGGAAAGTTCGTGTTAAAAACGAAAAAATACGTTGCACACGACGAGAAAAATGACTGCAATATTGGTGATACTGTAAAGATCATGGAAACAAGACCTATGAGTAGAACCAAATGCTGGAGATTAGTAGAAGTAATTGAAAGAGCGAAGTAA
- the rplN gene encoding 50S ribosomal protein L14, with the protein MVQQESRLKVADNTGGKEVLVIRVLGGTKRRYASVGDKIVVSVKEATPNGNIKKGAVSTAVVVRTKKEVRRPDGSYIRFDDNACVLLNPAGEMRGTRVFGPVARELRDKQFMKIVSLAPEVL; encoded by the coding sequence ATGGTACAACAAGAGTCTAGATTAAAAGTAGCAGACAACACAGGTGGTAAAGAAGTTTTAGTTATCCGTGTTTTAGGTGGTACAAAAAGAAGATACGCCTCTGTAGGAGACAAGATCGTTGTCAGTGTTAAAGAAGCAACTCCTAATGGAAACATTAAAAAAGGAGCAGTTTCTACTGCAGTTGTAGTTCGTACCAAAAAAGAAGTGCGCAGACCAGATGGTTCTTATATTCGTTTTGATGATAATGCTTGTGTTCTTTTGAACCCTGCTGGAGAAATGAGAGGAACCCGTGTTTTTGGTCCTGTTGCAAGAGAACTTCGTGACAAACAGTTCATGAAGATTGTATCACTAGCGCCAGAAGTGCTTTAA
- the rplX gene encoding 50S ribosomal protein L24, with product MTKLKIKSGDTVKVIAGDNKGQQGTVQKVLKDKNKAIVEGVNLVSKHQKPSAANPQGGIVKQEAAIHISNLTLLTANGDATRVGYRVEGDKKVRFSKKSNEVI from the coding sequence ATGACAAAGCTAAAAATTAAATCAGGAGATACTGTAAAAGTTATCGCTGGGGACAACAAAGGTCAACAGGGAACTGTACAGAAGGTATTGAAAGATAAGAACAAGGCAATAGTAGAAGGTGTTAACCTTGTGTCTAAACACCAAAAGCCTAGTGCAGCTAATCCACAAGGTGGTATAGTGAAGCAAGAAGCAGCTATTCATATTTCTAACTTAACATTGTTAACCGCTAATGGGGATGCAACTAGAGTAGGATATAGAGTAGAAGGAGATAAGAAAGTGAGATTTTCTAAAAAATCTAATGAAGTAATATAG
- the rplE gene encoding 50S ribosomal protein L5, whose amino-acid sequence MAYIPRLKQEYKDRVVSTLTEEFSYGNVMEVPKLKKIVLSRGVGAAVADKKLIDYAVDELTMITGQKAVATISKKDVATFKLRKGMPIGAKVTLRGERMYEFLDRLITSALPRVRDFNGINATGFDGRGNYSLGITEQIIFPEIDIDKVNKISGMNITFETSAGTDKEAKSLLTELGLPFKKN is encoded by the coding sequence ATGGCTTATATCCCAAGACTAAAACAAGAGTATAAGGACAGAGTAGTGTCTACTCTTACAGAAGAATTCAGTTATGGTAATGTAATGGAAGTGCCTAAGCTTAAAAAAATAGTTTTAAGTAGAGGTGTTGGTGCAGCTGTAGCAGATAAGAAGTTAATTGACTACGCCGTAGATGAATTAACAATGATCACAGGTCAAAAAGCAGTAGCTACAATTTCTAAAAAGGATGTTGCAACTTTTAAGTTACGTAAAGGAATGCCTATTGGTGCTAAGGTTACGTTAAGAGGAGAAAGAATGTATGAGTTTTTAGATCGTTTAATTACTTCAGCTTTGCCACGTGTACGTGACTTTAATGGAATTAATGCTACTGGTTTTGATGGTAGAGGTAATTATTCTTTAGGAATTACTGAACAGATTATTTTTCCGGAAATTGATATCGACAAAGTGAATAAGATTTCAGGAATGAATATTACTTTTGAAACTTCTGCAGGAACAGATAAAGAAGCAAAATCATTGTTAACAGAACTAGGGTTACCTTTTAAAAAGAATTAA
- the rpsN gene encoding 30S ribosomal protein S14 produces MAKESMKAREVKRAKTVAKYAEKRKALKEAGDYEALQKLPKNASPIRMHNRCKLTGRPKGYMRQFGISRVTFREMANQGLIPGVTKASW; encoded by the coding sequence ATGGCTAAAGAATCAATGAAAGCCCGTGAGGTGAAGAGAGCAAAAACAGTTGCTAAATATGCTGAAAAACGTAAAGCTTTAAAAGAAGCTGGTGATTATGAAGCATTACAAAAGCTCCCAAAGAATGCATCTCCAATCCGTATGCATAATCGTTGTAAGTTAACAGGAAGACCAAAAGGATATATGCGTCAGTTTGGAATTTCTCGTGTAACATTCAGAGAGATGGCTAATCAAGGGTTAATTCCAGGAGTAACTAAAGCTAGTTGGTAA
- the rpsH gene encoding 30S ribosomal protein S8: MNTDPIADYLTRIRNANSAQHRVVEIPASKVKKEITKILFDQGYILSYKFEDNTTQGSIKIALKYDKLTKEPVIKELQRISKPGLRKYAGSSEIPRILNGLGIAIVSTSHGVMTGKQAKQDNVGGEVLCYVY, translated from the coding sequence ATGAATACAGATCCTATAGCAGATTATTTAACTAGAATACGTAATGCAAATAGTGCTCAACATAGAGTTGTTGAGATTCCTGCATCAAAGGTTAAAAAAGAGATCACTAAAATATTATTCGATCAAGGATATATTTTAAGTTATAAATTTGAAGATAATACGACACAAGGTAGTATTAAGATAGCTCTTAAATACGATAAACTAACCAAAGAACCTGTAATAAAAGAATTACAAAGAATCAGTAAGCCTGGTCTACGTAAATATGCAGGATCTAGCGAGATACCAAGAATTCTTAATGGATTAGGTATTGCGATTGTTTCTACTTCTCACGGTGTGATGACTGGTAAACAGGCTAAGCAGGATAATGTGGGTGGTGAAGTACTTTGTTACGTATATTAA
- the rplF gene encoding 50S ribosomal protein L6: MSRIGKNPVTIPSGVTVEVTGNVVTVKGKLGELTQEIDAINVKVEEGQVVLERPTEAKDHKAKHGLYRALINNMVQGVSEGFTKELELVGVGYRASNQGQKLDLALGFSHNIVLDVAPEVKIETISEKGKNPIVKLTSHDKQLVGQVAAKIRGFRKPEPYKGKGVKFVGEQLRRKAGKSA; this comes from the coding sequence ATGTCAAGAATAGGAAAAAATCCAGTAACTATTCCGTCTGGTGTCACTGTAGAAGTGACAGGTAATGTTGTTACTGTTAAAGGAAAATTAGGTGAACTTACACAGGAGATAGATGCTATCAATGTGAAAGTAGAAGAAGGTCAGGTTGTTCTAGAAAGACCTACGGAAGCTAAGGATCATAAAGCAAAGCATGGTTTGTACAGAGCTTTGATTAATAATATGGTTCAAGGTGTTTCTGAAGGTTTTACTAAAGAATTGGAATTGGTTGGAGTAGGTTATAGAGCTTCTAATCAAGGACAAAAATTAGATTTAGCTTTAGGTTTCTCTCACAATATCGTTTTAGATGTTGCTCCAGAAGTGAAAATAGAGACTATATCAGAAAAAGGTAAAAACCCGATCGTAAAATTAACTTCCCATGATAAACAATTAGTGGGGCAGGTAGCAGCTAAAATTAGAGGTTTCCGTAAGCCAGAACCTTACAAAGGTAAAGGAGTTAAATTCGTAGGAGAACAATTAAGAAGAAAAGCAGGTAAATCTGCATAA
- the rplR gene encoding 50S ribosomal protein L18 — protein MAFSKDLRRLKIRKRIRGKVSGTEQRPRLSVFRSNKEIYAQIIDDVTGKTIGSASSRDKDIAAASGNKAEKASLVGKALAEKAKKAGIDTVSFDRGGYLYHGRVKSLAEGAREAGLKF, from the coding sequence ATGGCATTCTCAAAAGATTTAAGAAGATTAAAAATCAGAAAGCGAATCCGCGGTAAAGTAAGCGGAACAGAACAACGTCCTAGATTATCTGTTTTTAGAAGTAATAAAGAAATCTATGCTCAAATCATAGATGATGTTACCGGTAAGACTATCGGTTCAGCTTCTTCAAGAGATAAAGATATTGCTGCTGCATCAGGTAATAAAGCAGAAAAGGCAAGCTTGGTAGGTAAAGCCCTTGCTGAAAAAGCTAAGAAAGCTGGTATAGATACTGTATCATTTGATAGAGGAGGATATTTATATCACGGAAGAGTAAAATCATTGGCTGAAGGAGCTAGAGAAGCAGGACTTAAATTCTAA
- the rpsE gene encoding 30S ribosomal protein S5 encodes MYQKYKNAELVKPSGLELKDRLVGVQRVTKVTKGGRAFGFSAIVVVGDENGVVGHGLGKSKEVAEAIAKAVEDAKKNLVRIPLTKGTLPHEQKGKYGGARVLLMPAATGTGVIAGGAIRAVLESVGVHDVLSKNQGSSNPHNVVKATFDALLQMRSAEQVAKQRGVSLEKVFKG; translated from the coding sequence ATGTATCAAAAATATAAAAACGCAGAATTAGTAAAACCAAGTGGACTTGAATTAAAAGATCGTTTAGTTGGAGTACAACGTGTTACTAAAGTAACTAAGGGTGGTAGAGCATTTGGATTCTCTGCTATTGTAGTTGTAGGAGATGAAAACGGTGTTGTTGGTCACGGTTTAGGTAAGTCTAAAGAAGTTGCTGAAGCTATTGCAAAAGCAGTGGAAGATGCTAAGAAAAATTTAGTTCGTATACCGTTAACTAAAGGAACATTACCTCACGAACAAAAAGGTAAGTACGGTGGAGCAAGAGTATTATTAATGCCTGCTGCAACTGGTACAGGGGTTATTGCTGGTGGAGCTATCCGTGCAGTATTAGAATCTGTAGGTGTTCACGATGTACTTTCTAAAAATCAAGGATCGTCTAACCCACACAATGTGGTGAAAGCAACGTTTGATGCCTTATTGCAAATGCGTAGTGCAGAGCAAGTAGCAAAACAACGTGGTGTTTCACTTGAAAAAGTGTTTAAAGGATAA
- the rpmD gene encoding 50S ribosomal protein L30, protein MAKIKITKVKSAINRTQRQKRTLEALGLKKIGQVVEHDDTPNILGMVNKVKHLVSVETK, encoded by the coding sequence ATGGCAAAGATTAAAATAACTAAAGTAAAAAGCGCGATTAACCGTACTCAGAGACAAAAGAGAACTCTGGAGGCTTTAGGTCTTAAAAAGATCGGTCAGGTTGTTGAGCATGATGACACTCCTAATATCCTTGGGATGGTAAATAAAGTTAAACATTTAGTTTCTGTAGAAACAAAATAA
- the rplO gene encoding 50S ribosomal protein L15 → MDLSNLKPAAGSVKNNSKRLGRGQGSGKGGTAARGHKGAKSRSGYSRKIGFEGGQMPLQRRVPKFGFTNINRKEYQGINLDTLQKLVDAGKITDTVDLDVLLNTRLAGKNDLVKILGRGELKAKLKVTAHKFTATAKAAIEAAGGEAVTL, encoded by the coding sequence ATGGATTTAAGTAACTTAAAACCTGCTGCAGGTTCAGTAAAAAATAACAGTAAGCGATTAGGTCGTGGTCAGGGTTCCGGAAAAGGTGGAACTGCTGCTCGTGGTCATAAAGGAGCGAAATCTCGTTCTGGATACTCTAGAAAGATAGGATTTGAAGGAGGGCAAATGCCTCTTCAAAGACGTGTGCCAAAATTTGGTTTCACTAATATCAATAGAAAAGAGTATCAAGGGATAAACCTAGATACGTTACAGAAGTTAGTTGATGCTGGTAAAATAACTGACACAGTTGATCTTGACGTGTTATTAAATACGCGTCTTGCAGGAAAGAATGATTTAGTTAAGATACTGGGAAGAGGTGAGTTAAAGGCTAAATTAAAAGTCACAGCTCATAAATTTACAGCCACTGCAAAAGCAGCTATAGAAGCAGCAGGTGGTGAAGCAGTAACCTTATAA
- the secY gene encoding preprotein translocase subunit SecY has product MKFIDTIKNIWKIEELKNRILVTLGLLLVYRFGAQVVLPGVDAAELANLGTQTQDGLLGLLNAFTGGAFANASVFALGIMPYISASIVVQLMGIAIPYLQKLQKEGESGRKKINQITRWLTIAITLVQGPGYIYNLFATLPPAAFSTEISQTVFVVSSVIILTTGCIFAMWLGEKITDKGIGNGISLLIMVGIIATLPQSFVQNFISRTSGEGGDIIMVLIELVIWFVIILASVLLVMAVRQIPVQYARRTASGGYEKNVFGSRQYIPLKLNASGVMPIIFAQAIMFIPAAVAGLSESETSQGIAAAFSDIFGLWYNLLFGLLIIIFTYFYTAITVPTNKMADDLKRSGGFIPGIRPGSETAEYLDKIMSQITLPGSIFLALIAVFPAIAVKLLGVQQGWALFFGGTSLLIMVGVAIDTMQQVNSYLLNRHYDGLMKTGKNRKAVA; this is encoded by the coding sequence ATGAAATTTATTGATACAATAAAAAACATTTGGAAAATAGAAGAACTGAAAAATAGAATTCTAGTTACACTAGGGTTGCTTTTAGTTTATCGTTTTGGAGCACAGGTAGTTTTACCTGGAGTTGATGCGGCAGAATTAGCTAATTTGGGTACTCAAACTCAGGATGGTTTATTAGGATTACTTAATGCGTTTACAGGTGGAGCATTTGCTAATGCTTCTGTATTTGCGTTGGGTATTATGCCTTATATATCTGCTTCTATTGTTGTTCAGTTGATGGGAATAGCTATTCCTTATCTACAAAAACTACAAAAAGAAGGAGAAAGTGGAAGAAAGAAAATTAATCAGATTACGCGTTGGTTAACAATTGCAATTACCTTGGTTCAAGGTCCTGGTTATATTTATAACTTATTCGCTACACTTCCTCCTGCTGCTTTCAGTACGGAGATAAGTCAAACTGTTTTCGTTGTATCATCTGTAATAATATTAACTACCGGATGTATATTCGCTATGTGGTTAGGTGAAAAGATTACCGATAAAGGTATTGGTAATGGTATTTCATTATTAATAATGGTTGGTATTATAGCTACTTTACCTCAGTCGTTTGTTCAGAATTTTATTTCTAGAACTTCTGGAGAAGGTGGAGATATTATAATGGTATTGATCGAACTTGTGATATGGTTTGTCATAATATTAGCTTCTGTATTATTAGTAATGGCCGTTCGCCAGATTCCTGTGCAGTATGCTAGAAGAACAGCTAGTGGAGGATATGAAAAGAATGTTTTTGGTTCAAGACAATATATTCCATTAAAGTTGAATGCGTCAGGTGTAATGCCAATTATATTTGCTCAAGCTATTATGTTTATTCCTGCTGCTGTGGCTGGCCTTTCTGAGTCAGAAACCTCTCAAGGAATAGCTGCTGCGTTTAGTGATATTTTTGGATTATGGTATAACTTACTATTTGGACTGTTAATCATAATATTTACATATTTCTATACTGCGATAACTGTTCCAACAAATAAGATGGCCGACGATTTAAAAAGAAGCGGTGGTTTTATCCCTGGAATTAGACCAGGTAGTGAGACTGCTGAGTATTTAGATAAGATAATGTCACAAATAACATTACCGGGATCTATTTTCCTAGCGCTAATTGCTGTTTTTCCTGCAATAGCCGTAAAGCTTTTAGGTGTTCAACAAGGTTGGGCATTGTTCTTCGGAGGAACTTCATTATTAATTATGGTTGGAGTTGCTATAGATACAATGCAACAGGTTAATTCATATTTGTTGAATAGACATTATGATGGATTGATGAAAACTGGTAAAAATAGAAAAGCGGTAGCATAA
- the infA gene encoding translation initiation factor IF-1 — protein sequence MAKQPAIEQDGSIIEALSNAMFRVELENGHVVTAHISGKMRMHYIKLLPGDKVKLEMSPYDLSKARITYRY from the coding sequence ATGGCAAAACAACCAGCAATAGAACAAGACGGAAGTATAATCGAGGCATTATCAAATGCAATGTTTCGAGTAGAGTTAGAGAATGGTCACGTTGTGACAGCTCATATTTCGGGTAAAATGCGTATGCATTATATTAAATTATTACCAGGAGATAAGGTTAAGTTAGAAATGAGTCCTTATGATTTATCTAAGGCTCGTATAACATACAGATACTAA
- the ykgO gene encoding type B 50S ribosomal protein L36, translating into MKVRASIKKRSAECKIVRRKGRLYVINKKNPRFKQRQG; encoded by the coding sequence ATGAAAGTTAGAGCATCAATAAAAAAGAGAAGTGCCGAGTGCAAGATTGTGCGTAGAAAAGGCCGACTTTACGTAATTAATAAAAAGAATCCTAGATTTAAACAAAGACAAGGGTAA